One Nesterenkonia populi DNA window includes the following coding sequences:
- a CDS encoding ABC transporter substrate-binding protein, giving the protein MSSDLFQDSLAGLRQLRIPTLATKGETMARKIPSRLQAGSALLTTGALALLTACGGDDGGAEGDGATVTLGNSQWLDANRGEGLWEAVAGYEDVSDNQVERVEYPSGEIATTLTTELGAGQGPDVMFVQDNVFESFLDADFLEPLDDAVEDAELNETNEGAIRDGTQYGVAWQRAPFGLLYNDAHFQEAGIEVPTDVDELIESADLLSEELGIQGFGDPSPLVDDSRWLQHINIWTFGSGGSWAEEDGTITVDTPENIEGVEVAKELFDAGIFADDDFHASRAAFAQGQVGMASEIGGGALVASLEGGMDPQDIYVAEHPMPEPAYHQQLYVVVNANSPNVEEAKDFVSWLVSEEGQERVREASGADPLATDVPVTEEFAAENPWAEDFLEIGSHTQGTLIPGHELQTSEIMTIVMDHVQEVLVNDVPADEAMAAAQEDVEALVGSGDDES; this is encoded by the coding sequence GTGAGCTCGGATCTGTTTCAGGACTCGCTGGCGGGCCTACGGCAACTTCGTATACCGACACTCGCGACGAAAGGCGAAACCATGGCAAGGAAGATTCCGAGCCGACTCCAGGCTGGCAGTGCTCTGCTGACGACAGGAGCTCTCGCGCTTCTGACTGCTTGCGGGGGCGATGACGGTGGAGCAGAAGGGGACGGTGCCACTGTCACCCTCGGCAACTCGCAATGGTTGGACGCTAACCGGGGTGAGGGGCTCTGGGAAGCAGTCGCCGGATATGAGGACGTCAGCGACAACCAGGTGGAGAGGGTTGAGTATCCCAGCGGCGAGATCGCAACCACCCTGACCACCGAGCTTGGCGCCGGCCAAGGCCCGGACGTCATGTTTGTTCAGGACAACGTGTTTGAGAGCTTCCTGGACGCAGATTTCCTGGAGCCTCTTGACGATGCTGTGGAGGACGCCGAGCTGAACGAGACCAATGAAGGCGCCATCAGGGACGGGACCCAGTACGGAGTGGCCTGGCAGCGGGCACCCTTTGGCCTGCTCTATAACGACGCACATTTCCAAGAGGCAGGGATTGAAGTCCCGACGGATGTGGATGAGCTCATCGAGAGCGCCGACCTTCTGAGTGAAGAGCTCGGAATTCAGGGATTCGGGGACCCGTCGCCCTTGGTTGATGACAGTCGATGGCTGCAGCACATCAATATCTGGACCTTCGGCTCTGGCGGATCTTGGGCTGAAGAGGACGGGACGATCACCGTTGATACTCCGGAGAACATCGAAGGGGTCGAGGTCGCCAAGGAACTGTTCGACGCCGGGATCTTTGCTGATGACGACTTCCACGCCAGCAGGGCTGCTTTTGCTCAGGGGCAAGTCGGCATGGCTTCTGAAATTGGCGGCGGGGCCCTGGTGGCGTCGCTTGAGGGAGGCATGGACCCGCAGGACATCTACGTTGCTGAACATCCGATGCCAGAACCTGCCTACCACCAGCAGCTCTATGTCGTCGTGAACGCAAATAGTCCCAATGTCGAAGAGGCAAAAGACTTCGTCAGCTGGTTGGTGTCCGAAGAGGGTCAGGAGAGGGTGCGCGAAGCGTCGGGCGCGGACCCACTGGCTACGGATGTTCCGGTGACTGAGGAGTTCGCCGCGGAGAACCCCTGGGCAGAGGACTTCCTGGAGATCGGATCACACACTCAGGGAACACTGATCCCAGGCCACGAACTTCAGACCAGCGAGATCATGACGATTGTGATGGACCATGTTCAGGAAGTTCTGGTGAACGACGTTCCCGCGGATGAAGCGATGGCCGCTGCGCAGGAGGACGTTGAAGCTCTGGTCGGGAGCGGCGACGACGAGTCATGA
- a CDS encoding GntR family transcriptional regulator: MTIALTKPAQTPSSSAERLYQQIRHRILLGELAQGARLPEQRLADELSTSRIPLREALNRLAADGFIELRPRRGALVAVWTAEEVHHLFDCRLALEPPAAARAAERAAAGAELAGLKEALSSSEQEMRAGDDLTFAEANVRFHQELLRAAGNPMMDRLMGSIAGRMVWLFHLTSQRDHQVACKEHRSIVEAVLSGNPRLAETLAYSHIEVGRAPSFDVLKSLIDIAG; this comes from the coding sequence GTGACGATCGCATTGACCAAGCCTGCTCAGACGCCGAGTTCCTCGGCGGAGCGCCTTTACCAGCAGATCCGTCATCGAATCCTGCTCGGCGAACTCGCCCAGGGCGCCCGCCTGCCGGAGCAGCGGCTTGCGGACGAGCTCAGCACCTCACGCATCCCGCTCCGAGAGGCGCTGAACCGGCTGGCCGCCGACGGCTTCATCGAGCTTCGCCCCCGCCGCGGTGCGCTCGTCGCGGTTTGGACCGCGGAAGAGGTGCATCACCTGTTCGACTGCCGGCTCGCTCTGGAGCCTCCTGCCGCGGCCCGGGCGGCGGAACGCGCCGCGGCAGGTGCTGAGCTCGCAGGACTCAAGGAGGCGCTCAGCAGCTCCGAGCAGGAGATGCGCGCCGGAGACGATCTGACCTTCGCCGAGGCCAACGTGCGATTCCACCAAGAGCTGCTCAGAGCTGCGGGCAATCCCATGATGGACCGACTGATGGGCAGCATCGCCGGCCGGATGGTTTGGCTCTTCCATCTGACCTCGCAGCGCGATCACCAAGTTGCGTGCAAGGAACACCGTTCCATCGTGGAAGCGGTGCTCAGCGGCAACCCCAGGCTGGCTGAGACGCTCGCCTATTCGCATATCGAGGTTGGGAGGGCGCCGTCCTTCGATGTGCTGAAGAGCCTCATCGACATCGCGGGCTGA
- a CDS encoding ABC transporter permease — protein sequence MSSVLRAVLRPIANLVLSLTVITVVWVALLEIFDVSGIIGKGPLDVYEYLFTHEDAAAHRDVVFGDFWVTMADTFIGFTAGLVVAAATAMAFQLFKGFEAAVMPLAMICRSVPLVAMAPIIVLIFGRDWVSVAAMGTIVVIFPALVTIVEGLRSSSGAMTEVVQVYGGSNGTVLRKVAIPASLPSFFTATRVSIPGALTGALLAEWLATGDGVGYGVFQAIANTNYDRLWASVVVVTLASLLIYSLVGVVERLVARQTGIGLNAA from the coding sequence ATGAGCAGTGTGCTGCGCGCGGTGCTGCGCCCGATCGCGAACCTTGTTCTCTCCCTGACGGTGATCACCGTGGTGTGGGTGGCCCTGCTGGAGATCTTTGATGTCTCGGGGATCATCGGCAAGGGTCCCTTGGACGTCTACGAGTACCTGTTCACCCATGAGGATGCGGCCGCGCATCGGGATGTGGTGTTCGGGGACTTCTGGGTGACGATGGCGGACACCTTCATCGGCTTCACCGCCGGGCTGGTGGTGGCCGCGGCCACAGCGATGGCGTTCCAGCTGTTCAAGGGCTTCGAGGCGGCGGTGATGCCCCTGGCGATGATCTGCCGCTCGGTGCCGCTGGTGGCGATGGCTCCGATCATCGTGCTGATCTTCGGCCGCGACTGGGTATCGGTGGCGGCGATGGGCACGATTGTGGTGATCTTCCCGGCCCTGGTGACGATCGTGGAGGGCCTGCGCTCCTCCTCCGGAGCGATGACTGAGGTGGTGCAGGTCTACGGCGGCTCGAACGGGACGGTCCTGCGCAAGGTCGCTATCCCGGCCTCGCTGCCGAGCTTCTTCACCGCTACCCGTGTCTCCATCCCCGGCGCACTGACCGGCGCCCTGCTGGCTGAATGGCTGGCCACCGGCGACGGCGTCGGATACGGGGTGTTCCAGGCGATCGCAAACACCAACTACGACCGCCTCTGGGCCTCCGTGGTGGTGGTGACCCTGGCGAGTCTGCTGATCTACTCGCTGGTCGGCGTCGTCGAGCGCCTCGTGGCCCGACAGACAGGCATCGGCCTCAACGCCGCCTGA